The following coding sequences are from one Streptomyces dengpaensis window:
- a CDS encoding MATE family efflux transporter codes for MLTTLLRDSRALATLAVPLVLTQLAQVALTTTDTVMMGLLGTQELAAGGLAIVIFNQLRTMGVGLVTSVGNQIAAAAARAEQAEKAEQAGEAERGGEDAEVAREEVRGILRASLALATLAGLAGAVLMILIGQSLTWLGQDAAVVDRVETMLLALAPGLLPCLWFQVIRQFTVGLRRPQALLRITVVSIGVNAGLNWVLIHGTWGLPRLGLTGIGVATSTVYLLSFLALYVSARRDAELAPLLTLNAAKAAPATVKRLVGLGVPIAATYGSEAGFFSLTALMAGSFGPAALAAHTAVNQLVYIVFQVAVGLSHAASINVSRELALGSIGDARRIRNTALACAAAVMTVVGTLYVTVPKLVLAPFLDSGSDRALDIATHLLVVTAFLQFFDCSQNIGIGLLRGLDDTKSGFRITLVGYWAVGLPASWLLAYPLGLDTVGIWLGLLTGLATTAVLLLRRYSASLTDRAAAVPAPAPA; via the coding sequence ATGCTGACCACTCTCCTCCGCGACAGCCGCGCGCTGGCCACCCTCGCCGTCCCGCTCGTCCTCACCCAGCTCGCCCAGGTCGCCCTGACCACCACCGACACCGTGATGATGGGGCTGCTCGGCACCCAGGAACTGGCCGCGGGCGGTCTGGCCATCGTCATCTTCAATCAGCTGCGCACCATGGGCGTCGGGCTCGTCACCTCCGTCGGCAACCAGATCGCCGCCGCGGCGGCCCGCGCAGAACAGGCCGAGAAGGCCGAACAGGCGGGAGAGGCCGAACGGGGCGGTGAGGACGCCGAGGTCGCCCGCGAGGAAGTCCGCGGCATTCTCCGCGCGAGCCTGGCCCTGGCCACGCTCGCGGGTCTCGCGGGGGCCGTCCTCATGATCCTCATCGGCCAGTCGCTGACCTGGCTCGGGCAGGACGCCGCGGTCGTCGACCGCGTCGAGACGATGCTGCTGGCGCTCGCGCCCGGCCTGCTGCCCTGTCTGTGGTTCCAGGTGATCCGCCAGTTCACCGTCGGCTTGCGGCGCCCCCAGGCGCTGCTGCGCATCACCGTCGTGTCCATCGGGGTCAACGCGGGCCTCAACTGGGTCCTGATCCACGGTACTTGGGGGCTCCCCCGGCTCGGTCTGACCGGCATCGGCGTCGCCACCTCCACCGTCTATCTGCTGTCCTTCCTCGCCCTGTACGTCTCGGCGCGTCGGGACGCCGAACTGGCGCCGCTGCTCACGCTGAACGCCGCCAAGGCCGCACCGGCCACGGTCAAACGGCTCGTCGGCCTCGGCGTGCCGATCGCGGCGACCTACGGTTCGGAAGCCGGGTTCTTCTCCCTCACCGCGCTGATGGCCGGCTCCTTCGGCCCGGCCGCGCTCGCCGCGCACACGGCCGTCAACCAACTCGTCTATATCGTCTTCCAGGTGGCCGTCGGCCTCTCGCACGCCGCGTCCATCAACGTCAGCCGCGAACTCGCCCTCGGCAGCATCGGCGACGCCCGCCGCATCAGGAACACCGCGCTCGCCTGCGCCGCTGCCGTGATGACCGTCGTCGGCACCCTCTACGTCACCGTGCCGAAGCTCGTCCTCGCCCCGTTCCTCGACTCGGGCTCCGACCGCGCGCTCGACATCGCCACGCATCTGCTCGTCGTCACCGCGTTCCTGCAGTTCTTCGACTGCTCGCAGAACATCGGCATCGGACTGCTGCGCGGCCTCGACGACACGAAGAGCGGATTCCGGATCACCCTCGTCGGCTACTGGGCCGTCGGCCTCCCCGCCTCCTGGCTGCTGGCCTACCCGCTCGGCCTGGACACCGTCGGCATCTGGCTCGGCCTGCTCACCGGACTGGCCACCACCGCCGTCCTCCTGCTGCGCCGCTATTCGGCGTCGCTCACCGACCGGGCCGCCGCGGTTCCGGCACCGGCACCGGCCTGA
- a CDS encoding cysteine synthase family protein, with translation MPGALQRPAVVSRVSDLIGCTPLLELAVTETGSRLLLKLEMFNPTGTAKIRMARQMITDAEERGELRPGGRIIESTSGNTGLGLAVVAAERGYTFTAVVDHHASADKLRAMKALGTELVYVDDDGTEELATAAREELAEEMARGQDNTIFTEQHNNHSNGVGYFPVAHELHEALDGRIDVLVGAVGTGGGLCGTARELRTLIPGFTTIGVEPKGSIAFGGPAHDYYQSGTGTPEGAEIGALVDFDLIDEGVKVGDVEAFAACRAVARTGLLIGGSAGGVVYEALTRLSALPPGTTMVALINDGGEKYLDTVFNDDWMQARDLLAPAAERDIDELLTKLRRNR, from the coding sequence ATGCCCGGAGCACTTCAGCGGCCCGCCGTGGTCTCCCGTGTGTCCGACCTGATCGGCTGCACGCCCCTTCTCGAACTCGCCGTCACCGAGACCGGCAGCCGCCTGCTGCTGAAGCTGGAGATGTTCAACCCGACCGGCACCGCGAAGATCCGTATGGCCCGCCAGATGATCACCGACGCCGAGGAGCGCGGTGAACTGCGGCCCGGTGGACGGATCATCGAGTCCACGTCCGGCAACACCGGCCTGGGACTCGCCGTCGTCGCCGCCGAGCGCGGCTACACCTTCACCGCCGTCGTCGACCATCACGCCAGTGCCGACAAACTGCGCGCCATGAAGGCCCTGGGCACCGAGCTCGTGTACGTCGACGACGACGGCACCGAGGAACTCGCCACCGCCGCGCGCGAGGAACTCGCCGAGGAGATGGCCCGCGGCCAGGACAACACCATCTTCACCGAGCAGCACAACAACCACAGTAACGGTGTCGGTTACTTCCCGGTGGCCCACGAGCTGCACGAGGCGCTCGACGGCAGGATCGACGTCCTCGTCGGCGCCGTCGGCACCGGCGGCGGACTCTGCGGGACGGCCCGTGAACTCCGGACGCTCATACCCGGCTTCACGACCATCGGCGTCGAGCCCAAGGGATCCATCGCGTTCGGCGGCCCCGCCCACGACTACTACCAGTCCGGCACGGGCACCCCCGAGGGCGCCGAGATCGGTGCCCTGGTCGACTTCGACCTCATCGACGAGGGCGTCAAGGTCGGCGACGTCGAGGCGTTCGCGGCCTGTCGCGCGGTGGCCCGTACCGGGCTGCTCATCGGCGGCTCCGCGGGCGGTGTCGTATACGAGGCGCTGACCCGGCTTTCCGCACTGCCGCCGGGCACCACTATGGTCGCGCTCATCAACGACGGCGGGGAGAAGTACCTGGACACGGTGTTCAACGACGACTGGATGCAAGCCCGTGACCTGCTCGCGCCCGCCGCGGAACGGGACATCGACGAGCTCCTCACCAAACTCCGCAGGAACCGATGA
- a CDS encoding amino acid decarboxylase, with amino-acid sequence MAVSGAPSGTDGGPSLPALPDPATEAVIASGLLEELSYAFGGPFHLLLPDAFDANLRALHDALADAGVDGFVYFAKKANKAAVWVERAVAGGAGVDVASVGELREALGHGMRGENLVVTGPAKDALLLRLAVQQGALIALDTLDELDALVTTVLSGHVRPGRILLRCLPASQPHSRFGMTEAELATAVNRCVQAGEAIRMEGFSFHLSGYAIQPRADLAGRLVEACLKARVLGLEANRISIGGGLAVRYTDADSWRDFLGAQNSGHYHAGKAYNSGDFYPYYSRVADADALRALLATRPEGYDRTVAQLFDDSGIVLLLEPGRALLDKAGASVFRIQGAKNRDGYQLLTVDGTSLSLSEQWFNSEYLPEPRLLSTGAVAPVGIYPAAVGAATCLESDMLTWRKIPFPRRPRVGDLLVYPNTAGYQMDSNESSFHDLPLPPKVVVDHTDRRRPRWRLDRHFV; translated from the coding sequence GTGGCGGTGAGCGGCGCGCCCTCCGGGACCGACGGGGGACCTTCGCTCCCGGCGCTGCCCGATCCCGCCACCGAGGCGGTCATCGCCAGCGGGCTGCTCGAAGAGCTCTCGTACGCGTTCGGCGGGCCGTTCCACTTGCTGCTGCCCGACGCCTTCGACGCGAACCTCCGGGCCCTGCACGACGCGCTCGCGGACGCGGGGGTGGACGGCTTCGTGTACTTCGCCAAGAAGGCCAACAAGGCCGCGGTGTGGGTGGAGCGCGCCGTGGCCGGTGGGGCGGGCGTCGATGTCGCCTCCGTCGGTGAGCTGCGGGAGGCCCTTGGGCACGGGATGCGCGGGGAGAACCTGGTCGTCACCGGGCCCGCCAAGGACGCTCTGCTGCTGCGACTGGCGGTCCAGCAGGGCGCGTTGATCGCCCTGGACACCCTGGACGAACTCGACGCGCTCGTCACGACCGTGCTGAGCGGACACGTTCGACCGGGCCGGATCCTCCTGCGCTGCCTGCCAGCGAGCCAGCCGCACAGCCGCTTCGGCATGACCGAGGCCGAACTGGCCACCGCCGTGAACCGCTGCGTCCAGGCGGGCGAGGCGATCCGGATGGAGGGCTTCAGCTTCCATCTGTCCGGTTACGCCATCCAGCCGCGGGCCGATCTCGCGGGGCGCCTGGTGGAGGCGTGCCTCAAGGCCCGCGTGCTGGGACTCGAGGCGAACCGGATCAGCATCGGCGGTGGCCTGGCCGTCCGTTACACCGACGCCGACAGCTGGCGGGACTTCCTCGGCGCGCAGAACAGCGGTCACTATCACGCGGGCAAGGCGTACAACTCCGGGGACTTCTACCCGTATTACTCCCGCGTGGCAGACGCCGACGCGCTGCGGGCCCTGCTCGCGACGCGTCCCGAGGGATACGACCGGACGGTGGCCCAGCTCTTTGACGACTCCGGGATCGTCCTGCTGCTGGAGCCGGGGCGCGCGCTGTTGGACAAGGCGGGTGCCAGCGTGTTCCGGATCCAGGGGGCCAAGAACCGTGACGGGTATCAGCTGCTGACCGTGGACGGGACCAGCCTGAGCCTGTCGGAGCAGTGGTTCAACAGCGAGTACCTGCCCGAGCCCCGTTTGCTCTCGACGGGTGCGGTGGCGCCGGTGGGCATCTACCCCGCGGCCGTCGGCGCGGCCACCTGTCTGGAGTCGGACATGCTCACCTGGCGGAAGATCCCCTTCCCCCGGCGGCCTCGGGTCGGCGACCTCCTCGTCTACCCCAACACGGCCGGATACCAGATGGATTCGAACGAGTCGTCCTTCCACGACCTGCCCCTGCCGCCCAAGGTCGTCGTCGACCACACCGACCGCCGCCGTCCGCGCTGGAGACTCGACCGGCACTTTGTCTGA
- a CDS encoding ornithine cyclodeaminase family protein, whose product MTDLTGAPGDDQHLRILSTSDLAGIDISLADVVDTVEGAYRTLHAGQSDNPRKLTVKPADGHSVAYAMLGRDGSRDVVAIKTSYKHGLDKGREEQHYYTSLTVYDDVTGLPVAMMDCSRIGSLRTPAVSALLARACAAPGARSALVIGTGTQGRLALPFLLTTLPDLDRLMLFGTHPEGIEAVREQLRAYYPDREVEVVTDLRAAAGNADVIVATAGGHTPAAVEADWLRPGALSILVGHGLAPSTLHRADRVIATSEAQMNVTGTDMADADGKLPAVDAEFPPVLAGVTAGRHSATERIFAYNSGLVVTDIALGHRFAQLALAQGLGTEVALWR is encoded by the coding sequence GTGACCGACCTCACCGGCGCCCCCGGCGACGACCAGCACCTGCGGATCCTCTCCACCAGCGACCTCGCCGGCATCGACATATCCCTGGCCGACGTGGTCGACACCGTCGAGGGCGCCTACCGCACCCTGCACGCCGGGCAGTCCGACAACCCCCGCAAGCTGACGGTCAAGCCCGCGGACGGGCACTCGGTCGCGTACGCCATGCTCGGCCGGGACGGCTCCCGCGACGTGGTCGCGATCAAGACCTCGTACAAGCACGGTCTCGACAAGGGCCGCGAGGAGCAGCACTACTACACCTCGCTGACGGTCTACGACGACGTCACCGGGCTGCCCGTGGCGATGATGGACTGCTCGCGCATCGGATCGCTGCGCACCCCGGCGGTCTCCGCGCTGCTCGCCCGAGCCTGCGCGGCGCCGGGCGCGCGCAGCGCCCTGGTCATCGGCACCGGAACGCAGGGGCGCCTCGCGCTGCCGTTCCTGCTCACCACCCTGCCGGACCTGGACCGGCTGATGCTGTTCGGCACCCACCCCGAGGGCATCGAAGCGGTGCGCGAGCAGTTGCGCGCGTACTATCCGGACCGCGAGGTGGAGGTCGTCACCGATCTGCGGGCCGCCGCCGGGAACGCGGACGTCATCGTGGCGACGGCGGGCGGACACACTCCGGCCGCCGTCGAGGCGGACTGGCTCAGGCCCGGCGCCCTGTCGATCCTCGTCGGCCACGGCCTCGCGCCGTCCACGCTGCACCGGGCCGACCGTGTCATCGCCACCAGCGAGGCGCAGATGAACGTCACCGGCACCGACATGGCGGACGCCGACGGCAAACTCCCCGCCGTGGACGCCGAGTTCCCGCCCGTGCTCGCCGGGGTGACCGCCGGCCGTCACTCGGCGACGGAGCGGATCTTCGCGTACAACAGCGGTCTCGTCGTCACCGACATCGCACTCGGCCACCGCTTCGCACAGCTGGCGCTGGCTCAGGGACTGGGCACGGAGGTGGCGTTGTGGCGGTGA